One window from the genome of Streptomyces cadmiisoli encodes:
- a CDS encoding YceI family protein, whose translation MGIFGNRKSATTATAAVNPELAALTGDYTIDPTHSTLGFVARHAMVTNVKGSFVDFSGSLHLDGSDPSRSTASLDVKMDSITTGNADRDGHLKTADFFKTDEFPTMTFRSTKAEALGGDDYRITGDLSILGVTRPITIDLEFNGVAKDPYGNDRAGFEGKAEILRSDWGLTWNAALETGGVLVSDKIKLNFDISAIRNA comes from the coding sequence ATGGGAATCTTCGGCAACCGGAAGTCCGCCACCACCGCCACGGCAGCCGTCAACCCGGAGCTCGCCGCGCTGACCGGCGACTACACCATCGACCCGACGCACTCGACGCTCGGTTTCGTGGCCCGCCACGCGATGGTCACCAACGTCAAGGGCAGCTTCGTCGACTTCAGCGGTTCGCTGCACCTGGACGGCTCCGACCCGTCGCGGTCCACCGCGTCCCTCGACGTCAAGATGGACAGCATCACCACGGGCAACGCCGACCGTGACGGCCACCTCAAGACCGCGGACTTCTTCAAGACCGACGAGTTCCCGACGATGACCTTCCGCTCCACCAAGGCCGAGGCTCTCGGCGGCGACGACTACCGCATCACCGGTGACCTCTCGATCCTCGGCGTCACCCGGCCGATCACCATCGACCTGGAGTTCAACGGCGTGGCCAAGGACCCGTACGGCAACGACCGCGCCGGCTTCGAGGGCAAGGCCGAGATCCTGCGCTCCGACTGGGGCCTGACCTGGAACGCCGCGCTGGAGACCGGTGGCGTCCTGGTCTCCGACAAGATCAAGCTCAACTTCGACATCTCGGCGATCCGGAACGCGTGA
- a CDS encoding serine protease → MKTLLKALKRCAVAGAATLAVVSLQPVSSAQAAPAPVVGGTRAAQGEFPFMVRLSMGCGGALYTQQIVLTAAHCVGASGNNTSITATAGVVDLQSTSGRVQVRSTKVLRAPGYNGDGKDWALIKLAQPINLPTLKIATTTQYNTGTFTVAGWGAASEGGGQQRYLLKANVPFVSDATCRSYSGYSGLIANEEICAGYTAGGVDTCQGDSGGPMFRRDAAGAWVQVGITSWGIGCARPNAPGVYTEVSTFASAIASAAATL, encoded by the coding sequence TTGAAGACTCTCCTCAAAGCCCTCAAGAGATGTGCGGTCGCCGGTGCCGCCACGCTCGCGGTCGTCAGCCTTCAGCCCGTGTCCTCCGCCCAGGCGGCCCCCGCGCCCGTGGTCGGCGGCACCCGTGCCGCGCAGGGCGAGTTCCCGTTCATGGTCCGGCTGTCGATGGGCTGTGGCGGCGCGCTCTACACCCAGCAGATCGTGCTGACCGCCGCGCACTGCGTCGGCGCCAGCGGCAACAACACCAGCATCACCGCCACCGCGGGTGTCGTGGACCTCCAGTCCACCAGCGGTCGCGTCCAGGTCCGCTCCACCAAGGTCCTCCGGGCGCCCGGCTACAACGGCGACGGCAAGGACTGGGCCCTGATCAAGCTCGCCCAGCCGATCAACCTGCCGACCCTGAAGATCGCCACCACCACGCAGTACAACACCGGCACCTTCACCGTCGCCGGATGGGGCGCCGCGTCCGAGGGCGGCGGCCAGCAGCGCTACCTGCTCAAGGCGAACGTGCCCTTCGTGAGCGACGCCACGTGCCGCTCCTACAGCGGCTACAGCGGCCTCATCGCCAACGAGGAGATCTGCGCCGGCTACACGGCCGGCGGCGTCGACACCTGCCAGGGCGACTCCGGTGGCCCCATGTTCCGCAGGGACGCCGCGGGCGCCTGGGTCCAGGTCGGCATCACCAGCTGGGGCATCGGCTGCGCCCGGCCCAACGCACCCGGTGTGTACACCGAGGTCTCGACCTTCGCCTCCGCGATCGCCTCGGCGGCGGCCACTCTCTGA
- the cimA gene encoding citramalate synthase, which yields MTETSELDDSFHVFDTTLRDGAQREGINLTVADKLAIARHLDDFGVGFIEGGWPGANPRDTEFFARARQEIDLRHAQLVAFGATRRAGGSAAEDPQVKALVDSGAPVITLVAKAHDRHVELALRTTLDENLAMVRDTVSFLKGQGRRVFVDCEHFFDGYRANPEYAKAVVRAASEAGADVVVLCDTNGGMLPAQVQAVVATVLADTGARLGIHAQDDTGCAVANTLAAVDAGATHVQCTANGYGERVGNANLFPVVAALELKYGKKVLPDGRLRDMTRISHAIAEVVNLTPSTHQPYVGVSAFAHKAGLHASAIKVDPDLYQHIDPEQVGNTMRMLVSDMAGRASVELKGKELGVDLGGDRELVGRVVDRVKELELKGYTYEAADASFELLLRAEAEGRPLKYFEVESWRAIVEDRPDGSHANEATVKLWAKSERIVATAEGNGPVNALDRALRVALEKIYPQLAKLELVDYKVRILEGKHGTQSTTRVLIATSDGAGEWSTVGVAENVIAASWQALEDAYTYGLLRAGVEPAA from the coding sequence ATGACGGAAACCAGCGAACTCGACGACTCGTTCCACGTCTTCGACACCACCCTGCGCGACGGCGCCCAGCGGGAGGGCATCAACCTCACCGTCGCGGACAAGCTGGCCATCGCACGGCATCTGGACGACTTCGGCGTGGGCTTCATCGAGGGCGGCTGGCCGGGCGCCAACCCGCGCGACACCGAGTTCTTCGCCCGCGCCCGGCAGGAGATCGACCTTCGGCACGCCCAGCTCGTCGCCTTCGGTGCCACCCGCCGCGCCGGTGGCAGCGCCGCCGAGGACCCGCAGGTCAAGGCGCTGGTGGACTCGGGCGCCCCGGTGATCACGCTGGTCGCCAAGGCGCACGACCGACATGTGGAACTGGCCCTGCGGACCACGCTCGACGAGAACCTGGCGATGGTCCGCGACACGGTCTCCTTCCTGAAAGGACAGGGCCGCCGCGTCTTCGTCGACTGCGAGCACTTCTTCGACGGCTACCGGGCGAACCCCGAGTACGCCAAGGCCGTCGTCCGCGCCGCCTCGGAGGCCGGTGCCGACGTCGTGGTCCTGTGCGACACCAACGGCGGCATGCTCCCGGCGCAGGTGCAGGCGGTCGTCGCCACCGTGCTGGCGGACACCGGCGCCCGGCTCGGCATCCACGCCCAGGACGACACCGGCTGCGCCGTCGCCAACACCCTCGCCGCCGTGGACGCCGGCGCCACCCACGTCCAGTGCACGGCCAACGGCTACGGCGAGCGCGTCGGCAACGCCAACCTCTTCCCCGTGGTCGCCGCCCTGGAGCTGAAGTACGGCAAGAAGGTCCTGCCCGACGGACGGCTGCGTGACATGACCCGTATCTCGCACGCCATCGCCGAGGTCGTCAACCTCACCCCGTCCACCCACCAGCCCTACGTCGGGGTGTCCGCCTTCGCGCACAAGGCGGGGCTGCACGCCTCCGCCATCAAGGTCGACCCGGACCTCTACCAGCACATCGACCCCGAGCAGGTCGGCAACACCATGCGCATGCTGGTCTCCGACATGGCGGGCCGCGCCTCCGTCGAGCTCAAGGGCAAGGAGCTGGGCGTCGACCTCGGCGGCGACCGGGAACTGGTCGGCCGGGTCGTGGACCGGGTCAAGGAGCTCGAACTCAAGGGCTACACGTACGAGGCCGCCGACGCCTCCTTCGAGCTGCTGCTGCGCGCCGAGGCCGAGGGCAGGCCGCTGAAGTACTTCGAGGTGGAGTCCTGGCGGGCGATCGTCGAGGACCGGCCCGACGGCAGCCACGCCAACGAGGCCACGGTGAAGCTGTGGGCCAAGAGCGAGCGCATCGTCGCGACCGCCGAGGGCAACGGCCCGGTCAACGCCCTGGACCGCGCCCTGCGCGTCGCGCTGGAGAAGATCTACCCCCAGCTGGCCAAGCTGGAGCTGGTGGACTACAAGGTGCGCATCCTGGAGGGCAAGCACGGCACCCAGTCCACCACCCGGGTGCTCATCGCCACCTCCGACGGGGCGGGCGAGTGGTCCACGGTGGGCGTCGCGGAGAACGTCATCGCCGCGTCGTGGCAGGCCCTGGAGGACGCGTACACCTACGGCCTGCTGCGGGCCGGCGTGGAGCCCGCCGCATAG